Proteins encoded together in one Kutzneria kofuensis window:
- a CDS encoding HpcH/HpaI aldolase/citrate lyase family protein: MTDLRPRRSALYMPGANERALEKAKTLPADALILDLEDAVAPDAKIAARDRVCAAVASGEYGRRELTIRVNGIDTPWHEDDVRAAAKAGPDAVVVPKVNSAADVHAVERVLEQEGAPDRTKIWAMVETPVAILHAKEIAAASGRLTVLVMGTNDLAKELQAQHVPGRAPLLTDLSLCLLAARAYGKQILDGVYNDVKDLDGFAAECRQGREFGFDGKTLIHPSQLEPCNRAFAPSEAEIERSRRIIAAFDEAMARGDGVVTVDGRMIENLHVDDARRLLALADAVEAIG; this comes from the coding sequence ATGACTGACCTGCGACCGCGCCGGTCGGCCCTCTACATGCCGGGTGCCAACGAGCGTGCCCTGGAGAAGGCCAAGACGTTGCCGGCCGACGCGCTCATCCTCGACCTGGAGGACGCCGTCGCCCCGGACGCCAAGATCGCCGCTCGTGACCGGGTCTGCGCCGCCGTCGCCTCCGGCGAGTACGGCCGCCGCGAGCTGACGATCCGCGTCAACGGCATCGACACCCCCTGGCACGAGGACGACGTGCGCGCCGCCGCGAAGGCCGGGCCGGATGCCGTGGTGGTGCCGAAGGTCAACTCCGCCGCCGACGTGCACGCCGTCGAACGCGTGCTGGAGCAGGAAGGCGCCCCGGACCGGACCAAGATCTGGGCGATGGTGGAGACTCCGGTCGCTATCCTGCACGCCAAGGAGATCGCCGCCGCGAGCGGCCGGCTCACGGTGCTGGTCATGGGCACCAACGACCTGGCCAAGGAGCTGCAGGCGCAGCATGTTCCCGGCCGCGCCCCGCTGCTGACCGACCTGTCGCTGTGCCTGCTCGCCGCGCGGGCGTACGGCAAGCAGATCCTCGACGGCGTCTACAACGACGTGAAGGATCTCGACGGGTTCGCCGCCGAGTGCCGGCAGGGCCGCGAGTTCGGGTTCGACGGCAAGACGCTGATCCACCCGAGCCAGCTGGAGCCGTGCAATCGGGCGTTCGCGCCGTCCGAGGCCGAGATCGAGCGGTCGCGGCGGATCATCGCGGCGTTCGACGAGGCCATGGCGCGCGGCGACGGTGTTGTCACCGTTGACGGGCGGATGATCGAGAACCTGCACGTCGACGACGCCCGCCGGCTGCTCGCGCTCGCCGACGCCGTCGAGGCGATTGGTTGA
- a CDS encoding DUF3995 domain-containing protein, producing the protein MWGKIAACWCALFAALHVYWAVGGDIGLAASAGADLAARRPLWFVLFGLWGVAVLLVAGAAFCLLKHPWQRVGQFAGAILVARGVLIEFVLLTGIADVGADERFWSLVLWNPWFALGGVLWLTAFNQSPRRRRRARAAGGRRRRAGSRSSARQR; encoded by the coding sequence ATGTGGGGGAAGATCGCGGCGTGCTGGTGCGCGCTGTTCGCGGCACTGCACGTCTACTGGGCCGTCGGCGGGGACATCGGGCTGGCCGCCTCGGCCGGCGCGGACCTGGCGGCGCGGCGACCGCTCTGGTTCGTCCTGTTCGGACTGTGGGGCGTCGCCGTGCTGCTGGTCGCCGGCGCGGCGTTCTGCCTGCTCAAGCACCCGTGGCAGCGGGTCGGCCAGTTCGCCGGCGCCATCCTGGTGGCGCGCGGCGTGCTGATCGAATTCGTGCTGCTGACCGGCATCGCCGACGTCGGCGCGGACGAGCGGTTCTGGAGCCTCGTGCTGTGGAACCCGTGGTTCGCGTTGGGCGGCGTGCTGTGGCTGACGGCGTTCAACCAATCGCCTCGACGGCGTCGGCGAGCGCGAGCAGCCGGCGGGCGTCGTCGACGTGCAGGTTCTCGATCATCCGCCCGTCAACGGTGA